A window of Hevea brasiliensis isolate MT/VB/25A 57/8 chromosome 14, ASM3005281v1, whole genome shotgun sequence contains these coding sequences:
- the LOC131172513 gene encoding vegetative cell wall protein gp1-like: MGIPSSLPTNPNPSPSPPLPQSPPPQTPPLPQSPPPQSPPPPPSQIPPLIPPTPLSPQSEPQNETGVTETPIPDSHSAEPAPEPVPTQTKTQSKTKKAASKPKKTPVGKRKRVPSVPFDLNSPPQPSSEPVSKRTRSSSQTPAPVTQSPITQSPLHSPAPASSADTIEEGTRYKDLTLEFLSSLRLSFKPTVPEHKDMIYFRCAGIDRELDMAAMNAIFGFRDSDIKTWSGKETVYDLFNSGRILHLLEVIIGRGLQKPLG; encoded by the exons ATGGGTATTCCATCCTCATTAcccacaaaccctaaccccagccccAGTCCGCCATTACCTCAGTCACCGCCACCACAAACGCCGCCATTACCTCAATCGCCACCACCTCAGTCACCGCCACCACCCCCAAGCCAAATACCACCTCTCATTCCGCCGACTCCCCTCTCGCCGCAATCCGAGCCACAAAACGAaact ggtgttacagaaacaCCAATTCCCGACTCCCATTCCGCAGAACCAGCGCCTGAACCTGTGCCTACTCAAACGAAAACCCAAAGCAAAACAAAAAAGGCTGCAAGTAAACCTAAGAAAACCCCTGTGGGAAAACGGAAACGAGTACCCTCTGTTCCTTTCGACCTGAATTCTCCACCTCAGCCGTCCTCTGAACCAGTTAGCAAAAGGACCAGGTCTTCCTCACAAACTCCAGCACCAGTGACCCAATCACCAATAACTCAGTCTCCCTTACACTCTCCAGCACCTGCGTCATCTGCAGATACTATAgaggag GGAACCAGGTACAAGGATCTAACCCTCGAATTTTTGAGTTCCCTAAGGTTGAGTTTCAAACCAACAGTGCCTGAACATAAAGATATgatatattttcgatgtgctggaaTTGATAGGGAATTAGACATGGCtgctatgaatgcaatttttggttttcgTGATTCAGATATAAAAACATGGAGTGGCAAAGAAACTGTTTATGACCTGTTCAATTCTGGAAGGATATTGCACCTTTTGGAGGTTATTATAGGcagaggactgcaaaagcctctaggatag